The Candidatus Rickettsiella isopodorum region TCGGGCAGGAATACAATGGCGTACACTGAATGCCAGTAAAGGTCCTGCAGTACGCGCAACAAGAGCACAGATGGATCGGTGTTTATATAAACAAGCGATTCGTAACGCTTTGGAGAATCAAGCTAATTTATTTATTTTTCAACAGAGTGTTGATGATGTAATCCTTCAGTCTAATCGCATCGTCGGTGTGATGACGCAAATGGGATTGCGTTTTTATGCAAAGACTGTCGTGCTGACAGCCGGTACATTTTTAGCTGGAAAAATTCACATCGGTTTGCAGCAAGCTCAAGGAGGGCGTGCCGGTGACCCAGCCTCTAATTCTTTAGCTGAAAAACTGCGTCAATTACCTTTTCGGATTAAGCGATTAAAAACTGGAACGCCTCCGCGTTTAGATGGTCGTACGATTAATTGTGAAATTTTATTAGAGCAGCCGAGTGATAATCCTTTGCCGGTATTTTCGTATTTAGGAAAAGTAGTACAACATCCTGCGCAAATAAGTTGTTTTATTACTTATACCAATGAAAAAACTCATGCAATAATTCGTTCAGGTTTAGATCGTTCCCCTATTTATAGTGGCGTAATAGACGGTGTAGGTCCACGTTATTGCCCCTCTATAGAAGATAAAGTAGTGCGCTTTGCGGACAAATTATCCCATCAGATTTTTCTTGAACCTGAAGGTCTTAATACGCATGAAGTGTATCCAAATGGTATTTCGACCAGTTTGCCCTTTGATATACAATGTGACTTAATACATAGTATTAAGGGCTTAGAACAGGCACATATTACACGTCCAGGTTATGCCATCGAATATGACTTTTTTGATCCACGTGATCTTTTTCCATCTTTAGAGTCGAGATTACTGGAAAATTTATTTTTTGCGGGGCAGATCAATGGAACAACCGGGTATGAGGAAGCGGCTGCACAGGGACTTATTGCGGGTTTAAATGCCGCTTTAAAAGCGCAAGAAAAATCAACGTGGTGTCCTCGTCGCGATGAGGCTTATATTGGTGTATTAATTGATGATTTGATTACACAAGGAACACTTGAACCGTATCGGATGTTTACGAGTCGAGCTGAATATCGTTTACTGTTGCGCGAGGATAATGCCGACTTACGTTTAAGTGAGTCAGCCTATAAATTAGGACTAATCAATGAAACTCGTTGGAAATACATCAATGAGAAGCGCGCTACCTTAGAACAAGAACAACAACGATTAAAACAATTTTCGATTAAGCCCAATACGACTTTAAGTGCAGCAATAGAAGCACTTATAGGACAAGTTTTAACACGTGATTATCGAGTTTCTGAATTATTAACTCGGCCAGAATTAAATTATGCCGATTTAATGAAGGTTGAAGGTTTGGGTCCAGGAATTGCTGATCTAGCTATTTCAGAACAAATTGAGATTCAAGCGAAATACCAAGGTTATATTGATCGGCAATTAGTGGAAATTCAACGACAAGCACGTTATGAAAATATTACTTTACCCCTTACTTTGGATTATAACCGAGTTAAAGGTCTCTCTAATGAAGTGAGAGAAAAATTAATTCAGCACAAACCATTAAATTTGGGACAAGCGTCACGTATTCCGGGTATTACTCCTGCGGCAATTTCCTTGTTGTTGGTCTACATAAAAAAGTAAAATAAACTAAGCTTTATGTCTATTTCTGAATTTTTAAATTTTTCCATTCCCACTGAGCCAAATCAGCGTTTACGCTTAAGTAATCTACAGCAAGATAGCCTTGCCTTAGCATTAAATCAGATAGCCGATAGTTATGAAGGCACAATTTTAATTGTTACACCGGATAACCTAATGGCAAATCGGCTAGAAGCGGCATTAAAGTTTTTTTCTCCGCAGTTAACCGTCATAAACTTTCCTGACTGGGAAACATTGCCTTATGATCATTTTTCTCCCCATCAAGATATTATTTCGCAACGACTTTCGACCTTAGCTCAATTATATGATGTTAAGCGGGCTATATTGTTGGTCCCTATTACCACCTTAATGCAGCGTATTGCTCCGCTGAGTTATATCCAAGCGGCAAGCTTGAGTATGACTTGTGGTGAAAAAAGATCGATCGAGGAGTTGCGAAAAAATTTACAATTAGGAGGTTATCACGGTGTATCGCAAGTTTTAACCCGTGGCGAATTTGCTGTACGCGGATCCATTTTAGATATTTTTCCCATGGGTAGCGATTTACCTTTTCGTGTTGATTTTTCTGATGATGAAGTGGATAGTATTCGCCATTTTGATCCCGATACACAGCGCTCTATAGGAAAAATAGAAAAAATAAATTTGCTTCCGGCACGTGAATTTCCTTTATCAGAATCTGCAATCAATTTTTTTCGCCAACAGTGGCGTGAAAATTTTGTCGGTAATCCTTTAAATTGCCCTTTGTATGAAGCTGTGAGCGAGGGACGTGCTCCAGCCGGAATAGAATATTATCTCCCATTATTTTTTCCGAAAACACAATTATTGATTGATTATTTGCCAAAGAAAGCTTTAATTTTACAAATTAATAATGCTCAGTTAGCAGCAGAAAATTTTTGGAAGGAAATTAATGAACGTTATGAACAACTTAGACATGATATAGAGCGACCCATCTTAGCCCCCAAGCAACTTTATGTGGAAGTCGATACATTATTTACGCGATTAAAAGAATTTCCAAGAATATTGTTACAACAAGCCCCTGCAGAGTCTGCTGATCCTTATCATTCGCTGGTTAAGAAATTTCCTAATTTAACGGTTGATCATAAGCTTGAACAACCGTTAGAACATTTAAATTTATTTCTAAATGAATTTTTAATGAATTTACAAGCGCGTGTTTTATTTTGTGTGGAAAGCGCAGGTCGTAGGGAAGTGTTGCTGGATTTACTCAATAAATTTTCTATACACGCTCATCGCTGTGAAACTTGGCAAGAATTTCTGCATGCTCCTGAACCTATTCATATCATTATTGCGCCATTAGAAGAAGGCTTCTATTTAGAGAACCCCCCTTTGGCATTAATTAGTGAAGCACAGTTATTTGGTAACCAGATTATTCAAAAACGTCAAACTAAAACTAAAAGTGTAGATGCACGTACGATTATTCGAAATTTAGCGGAGTTAACCGAGGGTAATCCAGTTGTTCATATTGATCATGGCGTAGGACGTTATCGAGGTTTACAGCATTTAAAAATAGATGATCAGGAAAATGAATTTTTGATAGTCGAGTATGCTGCAAAAGCAAAATTATATGTTCCAGTTTCTTCGCTTAATTTAATTAGTCGTTACAGTGGGAATGATAGTGAGCATGCGCCTTTGCATCAATTAGGTTCTGACCAATGGGAAAAAACCAAGCGTAAAGCGGCAGAACAAATGCGGGATGTGGCCGCTGAATTGCTCGATATTTATGCCCAACGCGCTGTGCACAAGGGTTACGCTTTCCATCTGCCTGAGCATGATTATCAAGTATTTGCTGCACAAT contains the following coding sequences:
- the mnmG gene encoding tRNA uridine-5-carboxymethylaminomethyl(34) synthesis enzyme MnmG is translated as MMPFSTEYDVIIVGGGHAGTEAALAAARVGASTLLLTHNIETLGQLSCNPSIGGIGKSHLVKEIDALGGIMAYAADRAGIQWRTLNASKGPAVRATRAQMDRCLYKQAIRNALENQANLFIFQQSVDDVILQSNRIVGVMTQMGLRFYAKTVVLTAGTFLAGKIHIGLQQAQGGRAGDPASNSLAEKLRQLPFRIKRLKTGTPPRLDGRTINCEILLEQPSDNPLPVFSYLGKVVQHPAQISCFITYTNEKTHAIIRSGLDRSPIYSGVIDGVGPRYCPSIEDKVVRFADKLSHQIFLEPEGLNTHEVYPNGISTSLPFDIQCDLIHSIKGLEQAHITRPGYAIEYDFFDPRDLFPSLESRLLENLFFAGQINGTTGYEEAAAQGLIAGLNAALKAQEKSTWCPRRDEAYIGVLIDDLITQGTLEPYRMFTSRAEYRLLLREDNADLRLSESAYKLGLINETRWKYINEKRATLEQEQQRLKQFSIKPNTTLSAAIEALIGQVLTRDYRVSELLTRPELNYADLMKVEGLGPGIADLAISEQIEIQAKYQGYIDRQLVEIQRQARYENITLPLTLDYNRVKGLSNEVREKLIQHKPLNLGQASRIPGITPAAISLLLVYIKK
- the mfd gene encoding transcription-repair coupling factor, with the translated sequence MSISEFLNFSIPTEPNQRLRLSNLQQDSLALALNQIADSYEGTILIVTPDNLMANRLEAALKFFSPQLTVINFPDWETLPYDHFSPHQDIISQRLSTLAQLYDVKRAILLVPITTLMQRIAPLSYIQAASLSMTCGEKRSIEELRKNLQLGGYHGVSQVLTRGEFAVRGSILDIFPMGSDLPFRVDFSDDEVDSIRHFDPDTQRSIGKIEKINLLPAREFPLSESAINFFRQQWRENFVGNPLNCPLYEAVSEGRAPAGIEYYLPLFFPKTQLLIDYLPKKALILQINNAQLAAENFWKEINERYEQLRHDIERPILAPKQLYVEVDTLFTRLKEFPRILLQQAPAESADPYHSLVKKFPNLTVDHKLEQPLEHLNLFLNEFLMNLQARVLFCVESAGRREVLLDLLNKFSIHAHRCETWQEFLHAPEPIHIIIAPLEEGFYLENPPLALISEAQLFGNQIIQKRQTKTKSVDARTIIRNLAELTEGNPVVHIDHGVGRYRGLQHLKIDDQENEFLIVEYAAKAKLYVPVSSLNLISRYSGNDSEHAPLHQLGSDQWEKTKRKAAEQMRDVAAELLDIYAQRAVHKGYAFHLPEHDYQVFAAQFPFTETQDQEQAIQQVIKDMISERTMDRLICGDVGFGKTEVAMRAAFLAVQSNKQVAILVPTTLLAQQHYQNFSDRFAEWPIQIEMISRFRSVALQKKILERLQIGKIDILIGTHKLLSKELQFPRLGLLIIDEEHRFGVQQKERLKALRAEVDILSLTATPIPRTLNMALSGLRELSIIATPPARRLSIKTFVQMRNTRLIREAILRELLRGGQVYFLHNQVDSIEKTARELETLVPEARVQVAHGQLRETQLERVMADFYHQRFNVLVCTTIIETGIDVPSANTIIIDRADKFGLAQLHQLRGRVGRSHHQAYAYLMTPPKEIMTADAMKRLEAFTSLEDLGAGFTLAMHDLEIRGAGEVLGEQQSGNMQSIGFSLYMELLEQTVAVLKSGKEPALKPVSHAVEIDLQISALIPENYLPDVHTRLVLYKRIAHAKNEQELEQLQVEMIDRFGLLPQALKNLFQLSELKLLAQKIGITKIVSGPQGGRIEFNEKPNINPTAIIQLIQKNPALYQLDGPAHLRFSFAQPTPELRIKNLYSVLHKFI